Proteins encoded in a region of the Takifugu flavidus isolate HTHZ2018 chromosome 10, ASM371156v2, whole genome shotgun sequence genome:
- the ubr5 gene encoding E3 ubiquitin-protein ligase UBR5 isoform X4, giving the protein MTSIHFVVHPLPGTEDQLNDRLREVSEKLNKYSYNSHPHLGLLEQATLKQCVVGPNHAGFLLEDGRVCRISFAVQPDRLELSKPDGSDGSKLSSGSGTGRSSRPGRTSDPPWFLSGSDTLGRLAGNTLGSRWSSGVNGGNGGGGSGGGAGGGGAGGGSSGGSGSGSGGGGGGTSGRSSTAARDSRRQTRVIRTGRDRGSGLLGSQPQPVIPASVIPEELITQAQVVLQGKSRSVIIRELQRTNLDVNLAVNNLLSRDDEDGDDGDDTASESYLPGAEDLMSLLDADIHSAHPSVIIDADAMFSEDISYFGYPSFRRSSLSRLGPSRVLLLPLERDSELLRERESVLRLRERRWLDGASFDTERGSTSREGEANLDKKSIPVQSPVSLGEELQWWPDKDGVKFVSIGAMFSELVAVSSKGELYQWKWTEPEPFRNAQNPSIHHPRVSFLGLANEKITLLSANSIRATVATETNKVATWVDETLSSMASKLEHSAQAFPELQGERMVSLNCCALYTCAQLENGLYWWGVVPFSQRKKMLEKARAKNKKPKSSAGMSSIPNITVGTQVCLRNNPLYHAGAVAFSVSAGIPKVGVLLESVWNMNDSCRFQLRSPESLKTMEKTAKTQEIKTESKPELVKTEMGPPPSPASTCSDTSSIASSASLPYKRRRSTPAPKEEEKVNEEQWPLREVVFVEDVKNVPVGKVLKVDGAYVAVKFPGTSSSVSNQSSAAPADSDPSSLLQDCRLLRIDELQVVKTGGTPKVPDCFQRTPKKLCIPEKAEILAVNVDSKGVHAVLKTGNWVRYCIFDLATGKAEQENNFPTSNLAFLGQSERNVAIFTAGQESPIILRDGNGTIYPMVKDCVGGIRDPDWLDLPPINSLGMGVHSLANLPSNSTIKKKAAIIIMAVEKQTLMQHVLRCDYEACRQYLVNLEQAFMLDQGSQALGALLDHRCDGNRNILHAAVSVCFPVSNKETKEEEAERSERNTFAERLSAVEAIANAISVVSSNSSGNRTGSSSSRGLRLREMMRRSLRAAGVGRHESGPSSSDHQDPVSPPIAPPSWVPDPPPMDPDGDIDFILAPAVGSLTTASTGTSQGPSTSTIPGPSNESPVVESKDRKANAHLILKLMCDSVVLRPHLRELLSAKDARGMTPFMLAVSGRAYPAAITVLEAAQKMAKVGDPGITEKEDADSVFMEMICPSGTNPDDSPLYVLCCNDTCSFTWTGAEHINQDIFECRTCGLLESLCCCTECARVCHKGHDCKLKRTSPTAYCDCWEKCKCKTLIAGQKAARLDLLYRLLTTTNLVTTPNSRGEHILLFLVQTVARQSVEHCQYRPPRIREDRNRKATNAEDSDMPDHDLEPPRFAQLALERVLQDWNALKSMIMFGSEENKDPLSASSRIAHLLSEEQVYLNQQSGTIRLDCFTHCLIVKCAPDITFIDTLLSTLVRELQNKYTPGRREEAVNVTRRFLRSVARVFVILSVEMASSKKKNNFIPQPIGKCRRVFQALLPYAVEELCNVAESLIVPVRMGIARPTAPFTLASTSIDAVQGSEELFSVEPLPPRPSPDQSSSSSQTAASYIIRNPQPRHSSQSQPVRGRDEEQDDIVSADVEEVEVVEGVAGEEDHHDDQEEQGEENPETEGQHDEHDEDGSDMELDLLAAAETESDSESNHSNQDNASGRRSVVTAATAGSEAGSRVSLAFPIFGASSVPAFFSEDDSQSNDSSDSDSSSSQSDDVDQETFLLDEPLERTTSSSHANSAAQAPRSMQWAVRNTPSQRASGSAPSNSSTPSASSTGLIYIDPTNLRRSSAISSSAAAAAAALEASNSSSYLTSASSLARAYSIVIRQISDLMSLIPKYNHLVYSQYPAAVKLTYHDAVNLQNYVEEKLIPTWNWMVSIMDSTEAQLRYGSALSSAGDPGHPSHPLHASQHSARRERINAREEASLRTLEGRRRAATLLTARQGMMSARGDFLNYALSLMRSHNDEHSDVLPVLDVCSLKHVAYVFQALIYWIKAMNQQTTLDTPQMDRKRNREILELGLDNEDSEHENDEDTNQSSTLQDKDEDPVPAETGQNHPFFRRSDSMTFLGCIPPNPFDVPLPEAIPLADQPHLLQPNARKEDLFGRPSQGLYSSSFMANKGLAEASVDRNCLEVNMGSSLPSPSQILPTKMSYSANLKNVMSMESGQRNTGTQSIADHEMDTSKPGPSPQDLAAQLKSSLLAEIGLTESDGPPLPSFRPHCSFMGMMISHDMLLGRWRLSLELFGRVFMEDVGAEPGSILTELGGFEVKESKFRREMEKLRNLQSRDLALEVDRDRDQLIQQTMRQLNAHFGRRCTTTPMAVHRVKVTFKDEPGEGSGVARSFYTAIALALLSNDKLPNLDCVQSVSKGMQASSTCHHDYNSNLMQRLRNRDRERERRSGGLRAGSRRDRDRDSRRQLSIDTRPFRPSSEGNPSDEPDPLPAHRQALGERLYPRVHAMQPAFASKITGMLLELSPAQLLLLLASEDSLRARVEEAMELLIAHGRENGADSILDLGLLEAPEKAQQQENRKRHGSTRSVVDMELDDPDDGEDNAPLFYQPGKRGFYSPRPGKNTEARLNCFRNIGRILGLCLLQNELCPITLNRHVIKVLLGRKVNWHDFAFFDPVMYESLRQLIRHSQAGEADAVFAAMDLAFAIDLCKEEGAGQVELLSGGVNMPVTPLNVYEYVRKYAEHRMLVVAEQPLHAMRKGLLDVLPKNALEDLTAEDFRLLVNGCGEVNVQMLISFTSFNDESGENADKLLQFKRWFWSIVEKMSMTERQDLVYFWTSSPSLPASEEGFQPMPSITIRPPDDQHLPTANTCISRLYVPLYSSKQILKQKLLLAIKTKNFGFV; this is encoded by the exons gCTCCGCGAAGTCTCAGAAAAACTCAACAAATACAGCTACAACAG CCACCCTCACCTCGGTCTGCTGGAGCAGGCCACCCTAAAACAATGTGTGGTCGGTCCCAACCACGCTGGATTTCTGCTGGAG gacGGACGGGTGTGTAGGATCAGCTTTGCTGTCCAGCCCGATCGCCTGGAGCTCAGCAAACCGGATGGCAGCGATGG TTCAAAGTTGAGCAGTGGTTCAGGGACAGGAAGGAGCTCCAGGCCAGGCAGGACTAGTGATCCGCCCTGGTTCCTGTCTGGCTCTGACACACTTGGCAGACTGGCAGGCAACACCCTTGG GAGTCGTTGGAGCTCGGGCGTGAATGGAGGTAACGGAGGAGGCGGAAGTGGCGGCGGAGCCGGGGGAGGCGGcgcaggagggggcagcagcggAGGAAGCGGAAGCGggagcggcggtggcggcggaggGACGTCCGGGAGGTCGTCCACAGCGGCTCGGGATTCTCGTCGGCAGACCAGGGTGATCCGCACGGGCAGGGACCGCGGCTCAGGCCTTCTTGGTAGCCAGCCTCAGCCGGTTATTCCGGCTTCTGTCATCCCAGAGGAGCTCATCACTCAG GCTCAGGTTGTCCTACAGGGAAAGTCCAGGAGTGTCATCATCAGGGAACTCCAGCGGACCAACCTGGACGTCAACCTTGCTGTCAACAACTTGCTGAGTCGGGACGATGAAGATGGAGACGACGGAGACGACACGGCCAGCGAGTCCTACCTCCCTGGAG CAGAAGACCTGATGTCGCTGCTGGACGCAGACATTCACTCGGCTCATCCTAGTGTGATCATTGATGCCGACGCCATGTTCTCTGAGGACATCAGTTACTTTGGATACCCGTCTTTTAGACGCTCCTCGCTGTCTCGCCTGGGACCCTCCAGAG TTCTCCTTCTTCCTTTAGAGCGCGACTCAGAGCTGTTGCGTGAGCGCGAGTCTGTGTTGAGGTTGCGTGAGCGGCGATGGCTGGATGGAGCCTCGTTCGACACGGAACGAGGCTCCACCAGCCGTGAAGGTGAGGCCAACTTGGACAAGAAGAGCATTCCTGTCCAAAGCCCAGTCTCTTTGGGAGAGGAGCTCCAGTGGTGGCCAGACAAG GACGGTGTGAAGTTTGTAAGCATTGGAGCCATGTTTTCAGAACTGGTGGCTGTCAGCTCCAAAGGGGAACTGTATCAGTGGAAGTGGACTGAGCCGGAACCATTTAGAAATGCACAG AATCCTTCCATTCATCACCCACGTGTGTCATTCCTGGGCTTGGCCAATGAGAAGATCACCTTATTGTCTGCCAACAGTATCAGAGCGACTGTAGCTACAGAGACCAACAAG GTGGCAACGTGGGTGGATGAAACACTGAGCTCCATGGCCTCCAAGTTGGAACACAGTGCTCAGGCTTTCCCCGAGCTACAAGGGGAACGTATGGTGTCCCTGAACTGCTGTGCACTCTACACATGTGCACAGCTGGAGAATGGCCTCTACTGGTG GGGTGTTGTGCCTTTTAGTCAACGGAAGAAGATGCTTGAAAAGGCCAGAGCAAAGAACAAAAAGCCAAAGTCTAGTGCTGGCATGTCCTCGATCCCCAACATCACCGTGggaacacag gtgtgtttgaggaATAATCCCCTTTATCATGCCGGTGCAGTGGCCTTCTCCGTCAGTGCTGGCATTCCTAAAGTCGGTGTGCTTTTGGAGTCTGTCTGGAACATGAATGACAGTTGCAGGTTCCAGCTTCGCTCACCAGAAAGCCTCAAGACTATGGAGAAGACCGCCAAGACCCAGGAAATCAA GACAGAAAGCAAGCCAGAGCTGGTAAAGACCGAGATgggtcctcctccttccccagcATCCACCTGCAGTGATACCTCGTCCATTGCTAGTAGTGCCTCACTGCCCTACA AACGAAGGCGTTCTACTCCTGCtcctaaagaagaagaaaaggtgaACGAGGAGCAGTGGCCTCTCAGGGAGGTGGTGTTTGTTGAGGATGTTAAAAATGTCCCTGTAGGAAAG GTCCTTAAAGTGGATGGTGCCTATGTTGCTGTAAAGTTTCCAGGCACATCGAGCAGCGTGAGCAACCAGAGcagtgctgctccagctgattCAGACCCGTCATCGCTGCTACAGGATTGTAGACTCCTTAGAATAGATGAGCTGCAG GTAGTAAAAACTGGTGGAACTCCAAAAGTTCCAGATTGTTTCCAGCGCACACCCAAAAAACTGTGTATCCCAGAGAAAGCTGAGATTTTGGCTGTGAACGTTGACTCCAAAG GAGTTCATGCAGTGTTGAAAACTGGTAACTGGGTACGGTACTGTATCTTTGACCTGGCCACAGGCAAAGCTGAACAGGAGAATAATTTTCCTACTAGCAACCTAGCCTTCTTGGGGCAGAGTGAGCGTAACGTTGCTATTTTTACAGCTGGGCAG GAATCTCCAATTATCCTCAGAGATGGAAATGGCACAATCTATCCCATGGTCAAAGACTGTGTGGGTGGGATTCGGGATCCTGACTGGTTGGACCTGCCACCCATAAACAGCCTGGGGATGGGTGTTCACTCTTTGGCCAATCTCCCGTCCAACTCCACAATTAAGAAGAAGgctgctattattattatggctGTGGAG AAACAGACACTCATGCAGCACGTGTTGCGTTGTGATTACGAAGCATGTCGACAGTACCTGGTCAACCTCGAGCAGGCTTTCATGTTGGATCAGGGCAGCCAGGCCCTTGGAGCTCTTCTAGATCATCGCTGTGATGGAAATCGCAACATCCTCCATGctgctgtctctgtctgctTCCCTGTTAGTAACAAAGAGaccaaagaggaggaag CTGAGAGGTCTGAGAGAAACACATTTGCAGAGCGCCTGTCGGCTGTGGAGGCCATAGCCAATGCTATTTCTGTGGTTTCAAGCAACAGTTCTGGGAATAGGACTGGCTCCTCCAGTAGCAGAGG CCTCCGCCTCAGGGAGATGATGCGGAGGTCTCTGAGAGCAGCAGGTGTTGGCCGTCATGAGTCTGGCCCATCGTCTAGTGACCACCAGGATCCCGTATCACCACCAATTGCCCCGCCAAGTTGGGTTCCTGATCCTCCACCCATGGACCCTG ATGGCGACATCGATTTCATTTTAGCCCCTGCTGTAGGGTCACTCACCACTGCTTCCACTGGAACCAGCCAGGGCCCCAGCACCTCAACAATACCAG GACCCTCAAATGAGTCTCCTGTGGTTGAATCTAAAGACAGGAAAGCCAATGCCCACCTCATCCTAAAGCTGATGTGTGACAGCGTTGTTCTGAGGCCGCATTTAAGGGAGCTCCTTTCTGCTAA GGATGCACGTGGAATGACCCCTTTCATGCTTGCCGTTAGTGGGAGGGCGTACCCAGCAGCCATCACAGTACTGGAGGCGGCTCAGAAAATGGCCAAGG TGGGTGACCCAGGCATCACAGAAAAGGAAGATGCTGACTCGGTGTTCATGGAAATGATTTGCCCTTCTGGGACCAATCCAGATGATTCCCCTCTGTACGTTCTCTGCTGCAACGATACCTGCAGCTTCACTTGGACTGGAGCTGAGCACATTAACCAG GACATCTTTGAGTGTCGAACGTGTGGACTGCTCGagtctctctgctgctgcaccgaGTGTGCAAGAGTGTGTCACAAAGGACACGACTGCAA GCTGAAAAGAACGTCCCCCACAGCATATTGTGATTGCTGGGAAAAATGCAAGTGCAAAACTCTTATTGCTGGACAGAAGGCGGCCCGCCTGGATCTGCTGTACAGGTTACTCACCACCACGAACCTGGTCACCACGCCAAACAGTCG GGGAGAGCATATTTTACTGTTCCTGGTACAGACTGTTGCCAGGCAGAGTGTGGAACACTGTCAGTACAGACCACCACGCAtcagagaggacaggaaccgCAAAGCCACGAATGCTGAAG ACTCTGATATGCCAGATCATGATCTGGAACCGCCTCGATTTGCGCAGCTGGCATTGGAAAGAGTTCTACAGGACTGGAATGCTCTTAAGTCCATGATCATGTTTGGCTCAGAGGAGAATAAAGACCC TCTTAGTGCCAGCAGCAGAATCGCCCATCTCCTTTCTGAAGAACAAGTCTACTTGAATCAGCAAAGTGGCACCATTCGCCTTGACTGTTTCACCCATTGCCTCATTGTCAAGTGTGCTCCTGACATCACT TTCATAGATACTTTACTGAGTACGCTAGTGAGGGAACTACAGAACAAGTACACTCCTGGACGAAGAGAGGAGGCAGTGAATGTCACCAGGAGGTTCCTGCGCTCTGTCGCCAGGGTGTTTGTGATCCTAAGTGTGGAGATGGCCTCATCCAAGAAAAAGAA CAACTTTATCCCTCAGCCCATCGGGAAATGTCGCAGAGTTTTCCAGGCTCTGCTGCCCTATGCCGTGGAGGAGCTGTGTAACGTAGCGGAGTCACTGATTGTTCCAGTGCGAATGGGCATAGCGAGACCTACTGCTCCGTTCACTTTGGCCAGCACCAGTATTGATGCGGTTCAGGGCAGCGAAGAGCTCTTCTCTGTTGAGCCGCTGCCCCCCAGACCCTCGCCTGACCAGTCCAGCAG CTCTAGTCAGACAGCTGCGTCTTACATCATCAGGAACCCCCAGCCTCGGCACAGCAGCCAGTCTCAGCCTGTCAGAGGGAGAGACGAGGAGCAGGATGACATCGTGTCAGCAGATGTGGAAGAG GTTGAGGTGGTTGAGGGAGTCGCAGGGGAGGAAGACCATCATGATGACCAAGAAGAACAGGGAGAGGAAAATCCAGAAACTGAAGGGCAGCATGATGAACATGACGAGGACG GAAGCGACATGGAGCTCGATCTGCTGGCTGCCGCTGAAACAGAGAGCGACAGTGAAAGCAACCACAGCAATCAGGACAATGCCAGCGGCCGCAGGAGTGTTGTCACGGCAGCAACTGCGGGTTCTGAAGCAG GCAGTAGGGTGTCCTTGgcatttcctatttttg GTGCGAGTAGTGTCCCTGCCTTCTTTTCAGAGGATGACTCTCAGTCCAATGACTCGAGTgactcagacagcagcagcagtcagagtGATGATGTGGACCAGGAAACGTTCCTTTTGGATGAGCCTTTGGAAAGGACAACCAGTTCTTCCCACGCCAACAGTGCTGCCCAAGCTCCCCGTTCCATGCAGTGGGCTGTGAGGAACACCCCCAGCCAGAGAGCCTCTGGAAGTGCTCCATCCAACTCCTCAACACCATCTG CAAGTTCCACGGGTCTGATATATATCGACCCTACCAACCTACGGCGTTCAAGTGCCATCAGCTccagcgctgcagctgcagcggcagctCTGGAAGCTAGTAATTCTAGCAGCTATTTAACATCTGCCAGCAGCCTGGCCCGGGCTTACAGCATTGTCATCAGGCAAATCTCAGACCTCATGAGTCTGATTCCCAAGTATAACCATCTGGTCTACTCCCAATACCCCGCAGCTGTAAAACTCACCTATCACGATGCAGTCAACCTGCAG AATTATGTTGAAGAAAAGCTGATTCCCACCTGGAACTGGATGGTGTCCATTATGGATTCTACTGAGGCTCAGTTACGTTATGGCTCAGCGTTGTCATCTGCTGGAGACCCTGGCCACCCCAGTCACCCGCTCCATGCTTCACAGCACTCTGCCCGCAGGGAGCGCATCAATGCACGAGAGGAGGCCAGCCTCCGCACCCTGGAAGGTCGAAG GAGAGCAGCTACCCTACTGACAGCTCGCCAGGGCATGATGTCAGCACGGGGTGACTTCCTGAACTACGCCTTGTCACTGATGCGCTCCCATAACGATGAGCACTCTGATGTGCTTCCCGTTCTCGACGTATGCTCATTGAAACACGTGGCCTATGTTTTCCAGGCTCTTATTTATTGGATTAAGGCCATGAACCAGCAGACCACTTTAGATACCCcacagatggacagaaaaag AAATCGAGAGATTCTCGAACTTGGTTTGGACAATGAGGATTCTGAACATGAGAACGATGAGGACACTAACCAGA GTTCAACTTTGCAGGATAAGGATGAGGACCCTGTTCCCGCTGAAACGGGTCAGAATCACCCTTTCTTCCGTCGGTCTGACTCCATGACCTTCCTTGGCTGCATCCCGCCCAACCCCTTTGATGTTCCTTTGCCTGAGGCCATTCCACTGGCAGACCAGCCgcacctcctgcag CCCAATGCCAGAAAGGAGGATCTGTTTGGCCGTCCCTCCCAGGGCTTGTACTCATCCTCCTTCATGGCAAACAAAGGCCTAGCTGAGGCAAGCGTGGACAGGAACTGCCTGGAGGTAAACATGGGCTCCTCTCTACCCTCCCCCTCTCAG ATCCTGCCCACTAAGATGTCTTACTCGGCAAACTTGAAGAATGTGATGAGCATGGAATCTGGCCAGCGCAATACTGGAACCCAGTCCATTGCCGACCATGAAATGGATACTTCAAAACCAGGGCCTTCACCCCAAGACCTGGCTGCCCAGCTTAAGAGCAGCCTCCTCGCCGAGATCGGCCTCACTGAGAGCGATGGGCCTCCTCTGCCTTCATTCAG ACCCCACTGTAGTTTCATGGGGATGATGATCTCACACGACATGCTACTGGGCCGCTGGCGTCTCTCACTGGAGCTCTTTGGGCGCGTCTTCATGGAGGATGTTGGAGCTGAGCCCGGATCG ATCCTTACAGAGTTGGGTGGGTTTGAGGTAAAGGAATCCAAGTTCCGACGGGAAATGGAGAAGTTGAGGAACCTGCAATCCCGTGACCTGGCCCTGGAGGTGGATCGGGATCGAGACCAGCTAATACAGCAGACCATGCGCCAGTTGAACGCACACTTCGGCAGACGCTGCACAACCACGCCCATGGCCGTGCATCGGGTGAAGGTGACCTTCAAAGATGAGCCGGGCGAGGGCAGCGGCGTCGCCCGCAGCTTCTACACAGCCATCGCTCTGGCCCTCCTCTCCAATGACAAACTGCCCAACCTGGACTGTGTCCAGAGTGTCAGCAAGGGAATGCAGGCCAGCAGTACGTGTCATCACGATTACAATTCAA ATCTAATGCAGCGTTTGAGGAACAGAGATCGTGAAAGGGAGAGAAGAAGTGGAGGGCTTCGAGCAGGATCTCGGAGAGACCGTGACAG AGACTCAAGGAGACAGTTGTCAATCGACACGAGGCCGTTCAGGCCGTCGTCAGAGGGAAACCCCAGTGACGAGCCTGACCCGCTGCCTGCACATCGACAGGCGTTGGGTGAAAGGCTCTACCCACGTGTCCACGCAATGCAACCG GCCTTTGCCAGCAAAATCACAGGCATGTTGCTGGAGCTGTCCCCAGCCCAGTTGCTTTTGCTTCTGGCGAGTGAGGATTCTCTTAGAGCCAGAGTGGAGGAAGCCATGGAACTGCTCATCGCTCATGGAAG AGAAAATGGTGCCGACAGCATATTGGACCTTGGTCTTCTGGAAGCTCCGGAAAAAGCACAA CAGCAAGAGAACCGCAAGCGTCATGGCTCAACTCGAAGCGTAGTCGATATGGAATTAGATGACCCAGATGATGGAGAAGACAACGCTCCTCTCTTTTACCAGCCAGGCAAGCGGGGCTTCTACTCCCCTCGCCCTGGCAAGAACACAGAAGCCAGGCTTAACTGCTTCCGTAACATTGGCAG AATATTGGGGTTATGTCTACTTCAGAACGAACTCTGTCCAATCACGTTAAACAGACATGTCATCAAAGTGCTGCTTGGAAGGAAG GTAAACTGGCACGACTTTGCCTTCTTCGACCCAGTTATGTACGAGAGCTTGCGGCAGCTTATCCGCCACTCTCAGGCTGGTGAAGCAGATGCAGTATTTGCTGCGATGGATTTGGCCTTTGCCATTGACCTCTGTAAAGAGGAAGGGGCAGGACAG GTGGAGCTTCTCTCTGGTGGGGTCAACATGCCAGTAACACCTCTTAACGTGTATGAGTATGTAAGGAAGTACGCTGAGCACCGAATGCTTGTTGTTGCTGAGCAGCCTCTTCAT GCGATGAGGAAAGGTTTACTGGATGTACTCCCTAAGAACGCCCTGGAGGACTTGACCGCGGAGGACTTCAGGCTGCTGGTCAACGGCTGCGGGGAAGTCAACGTCCAGATGCTCATCAGCTTCACCTCCTTCAACGACGAGTCTG GGGAAAATGCAGACAAGCTACTGCAGTTTAAACGCTGGTTTTGGTCTATTGTGGAGAAGATGAGCATGACTGAAAGGCAAGATCTG GTGTACTTCTGGACCTCAAGCCCTTCTTTGCCAGCCAGTGAGGAGGGCTTCCAACCGATGCCCTCCATTACCATCCGGCCTCCGGACGACCAGCACCTTCCCACAGCCAATACTTGCATTTCACGTCTTTACGTGCCACTCTATTCGTCAAAGCAGATACTCAAACAAAAACTCCTGCTAGCCATTAAGACCAAGAATTTTGGTTTTGTCTAG